The nucleotide sequence CTTAAAAACTTCAATCACTTCACTCTTAGACTTTAAAAGGTATAACCAGGTGGCTCTagagaaatcatcaacaaacgtTACATAATACTTATAACCATCAAAAGATTCAAACGTTGGTCCCTATACATCTGAGTGAACTAGTTCGAAAACTTTACTAGTCCTAGATAAGGATGAGGTAAAAGGTAATCTGGTGGCTTTAGACAAATGACATGTTTCACACAAAATTAAATCATTTCCTAAGTTTGGAAACAAGGATGACAAAACAGGTTGGGCAGGATGAGCTAAACGTTGATGCCACAATTGACTATCTTGGGATGGACTGGACTTGGCTTGAAATCCTCTGGGACTGCTTTTTGATATGTAATAGAGGCCATCAAGGTAAAACCCTTCACCAATCGTCTTCTTGGTGAGGCAATCCTGAAAAATGACATTGTGAGGGGAGAAAATGGCTAAACAATTTAAGGTATTAGTGATTTTTCCCATAGATAGAAGTTGAAATGGAAAAGAAGGAACAAATAAGGCTACTGACTCAATTTTGTCCGACATTAAGTTGATATTTCCCTTCCCTAAAACCTTAGAACTCTCACCATTGGCAGTTGAGACTTGAGAAGGttttgaaaaattttcaaacttgtgAAACTTAGAAACATGGTTGGTCATATGATCTGTGGCACCCGAATCAACAATCCACAAATCATGCATCATATTTACATTAAGAGCAGTTTTGAAAGCAGTCATGATACCTTGCATGTCATCTCGGGTCATGTGTTGTGTGTCTGTCAGAAATCCAGCGAACTTGCCTAGCAAAGCTATTGAATTTCCATCTTCAAAGCCAACCTCTTTCTTGCTTTGAAGATACACTGCAAACTCATTTATGAGTGCAGCTGGATTTGCAGTGAAATTCTTGAGTGCATCAGAACCATGAGATGTTGAGGCAGTTGCATTGTTGGCTCTGTGTGGTGCACAGTTCAGTCTTTGTGAGCCCTTGTTATCCTTCATGAACTCTGGCTTTAATTCTGGATGTAAAATCCAGCATGTCTCCTTAACGTGACCAGTATAGTTGCAGTGTTGACACTTTAAGTGTGGATTCTtcactttgtattttctttcgtTGGCTAGATAAGCCCTTGCTTCAGTTACACCGGTCTTTGTGCCAATGTTCATGACTTTCCTTCGTACTTCTTCACGTTGGATTGTTGCACATACGCTGGTGAAGGAAGGTAGATCGGGGTTCATGAGTATGTGGCTTCGTAGGTCTTCGTATCCTGAATCGAGGCTTGACAAGAGTTGGAATATCTTGTCTTCTTCTGCCCTTTTTAGTAGCAAAGACGCCTCAGTTGTATGAGGCCGATACATTTCCAGCTCATTCCACATGCTCTTCATGCTGCCCAGAAGTTGAACAAAGGGCTTTCCTTCTTGTTGTAGGTTGGAAATGTCCTTCTTCAATTGAAACACACGTGCAGCATTGTTCTGGCTGCCATACATCTCCTTGACTGTCTCCCATAGCTTGAATGATGATTCAGAATAACTGAATATTTCAGCTAGTTTACGTTCCATGGAATTTAGGAGCCATGACATAACTAGCTGATCCTTGCAAAGCCAGATTTCATAAGTTGGTGAGGAAACATCTGGGACTTCGATGCTTCCATTTATGAACCCTAGCTTGGATCTTCCACCTAGGGCAAGACTCACTGCTCTCGACCAAGGTAAGTAATTAAACTCATTTAACAAGACCGAGCTTAATCTTTGATTTGGATTTACATCCACCTCAGACACGGTTGAGGAGGAAGGCAGGGGATTTTCATCTCCAAACGAATAAGAATGTTCTTCCGCCATGTCGGAGATGGAATACGATCAGCTAGAAGAAATGCAGAAACAGGTTATTTTtcgtgctctgataccatattgaagttttatatatttatttcatgACTAAAATTGTTACAAGTTGCAGCATATAAGGAAGAAGAAACGTGAAGAAGAGAGCAGGGAAGATGGCAGCTAAGCCAACATCATGATGACATGCAATCCCTCTAAAACTTAATCTAATATCCTGCTTTTGCTTTACAGCATGAAGAGCCGAAAGCAaagaataaaaaacagtaagtgAGGGGGGAACCGAAAGTAACAACACCACTAGACAAAAACTTTCTAATATTTTAACCCTACTTTCAATGATGACTGATGACATCCAATAAAAATACAACTCAAATTGTTGGAACATTGTAAGAATGACTCACTCACTGTAATACGGTATAACTTATTTATCTCATGTTAAAAGCTTTATCGAGCTAATCACTATATTCATACTGCAGGGGCTATATAGCACCTGAATATGCAATAGAAGGTCTGTTTTCAGTAAAGCCGGATGTCTATAGCTTTGGGGTATTGCTGCTAGAGATTGTAAGCGGGCAAAGGAACACTAGCTTTCGATCAATGGAAACTTGAGGCTTAATGGATCTGTAAGCACACAGTACACATGATATTGCAAATGCTAAGTGCACGCTATTTGTACTTCTCTAATCCGTAGCTGTAACATTGGAAAGGTATTTTGGAACGTTTTCAGGCATGGCATCTCTGGAATGAGAATAGAGCAGCAGATCTCATCAATCCTTCCATCACAGAAACTTGTTCCgattatcaaactgaactattgaGGTGCATACAAGTCGGGGTATCGTGTGTGCAAGACTCTGCAGCTAGTAGACCAACCATGGCGGCTGTGGTGCTAATGCTGGAGAGTGAAATTGCAAGTCTTCTAGTGCCAGTACAACCTATATTTACTTCAATTCTGAGATATGTGGATACAAAATTTATTACGGATGGCCAGGATTTGATATCATCAAACTTTGTTACGATTACAATGCTGGACGGGAGGTGACATATAATCTTTCTATTTCTACATGTTTACTTGATATTCCATCTACTTTTTGTTTAACAATAGCATGGTAAAAAGTAAATAATCGTATAAGAATTCTAAAGACACTTCAGTTTTGATTTTTGTAACATGTTGATGACTTCCACAAGTATTGTATCCCTTTAAAATATCTACTTATAACTGATTTAGGTACCTCTAGAATCACTATCTCGGTCCCCATTGGTTTTGATTGAGATGTGTCTGCTTTCACATTGATCACAAGGCTTTCAGTCGCCCACGTATTCTCATACAAAGATATTGGACTACTTTTTTCATTCAAATGTCAAATATCTAAGAAACAAATATCTGATATTTCAAAGTTTTCTGCCTATGATTTTGAGAGCAATGGTAGACTTTTCCTTGTAACAAAATTGAAAAGTCATTTCCTCACAAGGAAATTTACAGATACGCTTcacatttctttttataagaaaaCATATTAGAATTCAGATGGGGTTTAGAACCGAAACCATTGGTAGTATTTTCGGTTCCACCATGTTCTTCCTAATCTTCTTCAGCTTGCTTCTGTCACAGCATCATTGTGCTGAAGTTTATGAAATAACACCGTCACAACCATTTTCACAGACACAAACCCTTGTCTCCCCCAGCCGCATTTTCGAATTGGGGTTCTTCAGTCCTAATGGTTCGGTTAACAAGTACGTGGGGATATGGCACACAAACATATCTCCGCATAAAGTTGTATGGGTTGCCAACAGAGAAAATCCTATTGCAGCTTCAGATACCTTGGCTAATTTGACAATTAGCAGCAATGGGAATCTGGAGCTTGTAGATGGGAAGCAGAATTCTCTTTGGTCAACGAATATTTCAATGCCATTTAATGGTTCAGCTGCAGGGCTTTTGGACAGTGGAAATCTTGTCGTAAAACATGATGATGTCGGAGCTGTTCCATTATGGCAGAGTTTTGATTATCCTAGTGACACACTTCTACCAAGCATGGTGCTGGGATTCGATAGTAAATCTGGGAAGCGCAGTTTAATGAAAGCCTGGAAAAGTGAGAGTGATCCAtcagctggcttgttcttggTTGGACTTTCACCAGACGTTCCATCACAAGTGTTCATTTGGATTAATGAATCGAAACCCTACTGGAGAAGTGGGGCATGGGATAAATCAAGGTTCATCGGGGCACCAGATATGAATAATCAATATCAAAGTGGATTCACTCTAAATGATGATGTGAACCAGGGAACAAAATCTTTTTCTTACAGGGTTTTTAACAATACGCTTTCATATCTTGGCATCTCTTCAGACGGAGTACTGAGTTATTTTAAGCTTTCGGACAATGGCAGCAACTGGTGGCTTCCCTGGGTGGCACCGGTGAATTCATGTGACATTTATGGAACATGTGGAGTTTATGGTGTCTGCAAAGGTTCTGAATCTCCAAATCCAAATTGCGAGTGTTTGAAAGGGTTTGTACCAAAATCAAATGAGGAATGGAGCAACGGAAACAGGACTGGAGGGTGTGTGAGGCACACCGAATTGTTTTGCGATCAGAGTAACACAAGCAGGTCATTTTCTTCAGGTGGAAAAGAAGATGGGTTCCGGAAGATGGTGGGATTAAAGCTACCAGATTTTCATGAGCTTATCGAAAATCTGGAGGCTGACGAGTGCAAGATACGATGCCTAAATAATTGTTCTTGTCAGGCTTATGCGCAAGTTAATAATATAGGATGTTTGGTCTGGTCCAGTGACCTTATTGATATACAAGAGTTTGCATTTGGAGGGAACGATCTTTATATTCGCCTAGCACACGGAGAATTAGGTAAACAAATGAGAATTATTTCCTGCAGAATTATTAGAAgtatcttttattttctgtcTCATTCTTTGCTCATTGCAATTCATAAATTCATTTTTTCAGATGAAGGAAAGCCTGTAAAGCTAATTGCTAGCGTCACTGCTGTTGGTTTTATCAGTATCTTGAGTGCCATAGCTTTCGGCGTTCAGAGACTGCGCGGTAAAAAAACAGGTAAGAGAATAACATAGAGTGATAGCAGCTGATGCATTATTCAAATTATTTTATAACTTCCATGCATAACTTCACAAGAACATATTTACTGATTGATATCCATTACTTGATAATCTTGTTGTG is from Malus sylvestris chromosome 5, drMalSylv7.2, whole genome shotgun sequence and encodes:
- the LOC126622951 gene encoding G-type lectin S-receptor-like serine/threonine-protein kinase B120 codes for the protein MSEMEYDQLEEMQKQHEEPKAKNKKQGYIAPEYAIEGLFSVKPDVYSFGVLLLEIAWHLWNENRAADLINPSITETCSDYQTELLRCIQVGVSCVQDSAASRPTMAAVVLMLESEIASLLVPVQPIFTSILRYVDTKFITDGQDLISSNFVTITMLDGR
- the LOC126624328 gene encoding G-type lectin S-receptor-like serine/threonine-protein kinase At1g61500 isoform X2 yields the protein MFFLIFFSLLLSQHHCAEVYEITPSQPFSQTQTLVSPSRIFELGFFSPNGSVNKYVGIWHTNISPHKVVWVANRENPIAASDTLANLTISSNGNLELVDGKQNSLWSTNISMPFNGSAAGLLDSGNLVVKHDDVGAVPLWQSFDYPSDTLLPSMVLGFDSKSGKRSLMKAWKSESDPSAGLFLVGLSPDVPSQVFIWINESKPYWRSGAWDKSRFIGAPDMNNQYQSGFTLNDDVNQGTKSFSYRVFNNTLSYLGISSDGVLSYFKLSDNGSNWWLPWVAPVNSCDIYGTCGVYGVCKGSESPNPNCECLKGFVPKSNEEWSNGNRTGGCVRHTELFCDQSNTSRSFSSGGKEDGFRKMVGLKLPDFHELIENLEADECKIRCLNNCSCQAYAQVNNIGCLVWSSDLIDIQEFAFGGNDLYIRLAHGELDEGKPVKLIASVTAVGFISILSAIAFGVQRLRGKKTGNTKEKTKLMQLNHTSDNSRDNLQEYIRKHDPSELFIYDFDSILNATNNFSTMNKLGEGGFGPVYKGKLQEGKEIAVKRLSSSSGQGIEEFKNEMLLISKLQHKNLVRIMGCCVKDDEKLLIYEFMPNRSLDTLLFDRTRRAQLDWARRFNIIQGVARGLLYLHHDSRLKVIHRDLKVSNILLDENMNPKISDFGLARIFEGTQSLANTHKVVGTRGYMSPEYAMGGIFSEKSDVYSFGVLLLEIIAGKKNTSFYYNEEQHGFLAHVWHLWNEGRGLDLLDEVLVDSYSSLEVMRCMHIGLLCVQDKSEDRPTMPDVVFTLSSETDLPLPKQPIFSYFRISVSNRQPKYDNIFSANEDTITVIEGR
- the LOC126624328 gene encoding G-type lectin S-receptor-like serine/threonine-protein kinase At1g61500 isoform X4 yields the protein MFFLIFFSLLLSQHHCAEVYEITPSQPFSQTQTLVSPSRIFELGFFSPNGSVNKYVGIWHTNISPHKVVWVANRENPIAASDTLANLTISSNGNLELVDGKQNSLWSTNISMPFNGSAAGLLDSGNLVVKHDDVGAVPLWQSFDYPSDTLLPSMVLGFDSKSGKRSLMKAWKSESDPSAGLFLVGLSPDVPSQVFIWINESKPYWRSGAWDKSRFIGAPDMNNQYQSGFTLNDDVNQGTKSFSYRVFNNTLSYLGISSDGVLSYFKLSDNGSNWWLPWVAPVNSCDIYGTCGVYGVCKGSESPNPNCECLKGFVPKSNEEWSNGNRTGGCVRHTELFCDQSNTSRSFSSGGKEDGFRKMVGLKLPDFHELIENLEADECKIRCLNNCSCQAYAQVNNIGCLVWSSDLIDIQEFAFGGNDLYIRLAHGELDEGKPVKLIASVTAVGFISILSAIAFGVQRLRGKKTGNTKEKTKLMQLNHTSDNSRDNLQEYIRKHDPSELFIYDFDSILNATNNFSTMNKLGEGGFGPVYKGKLQEGKEIAVKRLSSSSGQGIEEFKNEMLLISKLQHKNLVRIMGCCVKDDEKLLIYEFMPNRSLDTLLFDPKRRAELDWARRFNIIQGVARGLLYLHHDSRLKVIHRDLKVSNILLDENMNPKISDFGLARIVEATQSLANTHKVVGTLGYMSPEYAMGGIFSEKSDVYSFGVLLLEIIAGKKNTSFYYNEEQHGFLAYVWHLWNEGRVLGLLDEVLADSYSSSEVTRCMHIGLLCVQDKSEDRPTMPDVVFTLNSETDLPLPKQPIFSNFRNAVYDPQLQYDNIFSANEDTITVIEGR
- the LOC126624328 gene encoding G-type lectin S-receptor-like serine/threonine-protein kinase At1g61500 isoform X5; protein product: MFFLIFFSLLLSQHHCAEVYEITPSQPFSQTQTLVSPSRIFELGFFSPNGSVNKYVGIWHTNISPHKVVWVANRENPIAASDTLANLTISSNGNLELVDGKQNSLWSTNISMPFNGSAAGLLDSGNLVVKHDDVGAVPLWQSFDYPSDTLLPSMVLGFDSKSGKRSLMKAWKSESDPSAGLFLVGLSPDVPSQVFIWINESKPYWRSGAWDKSRFIGAPDMNNQYQSGFTLNDDVNQGTKSFSYRVFNNTLSYLGISSDGVLSYFKLSDNGSNWWLPWVAPVNSCDIYGTCGVYGVCKGSESPNPNCECLKGFVPKSNEEWSNGNRTGGCVRHTELFCDQSNTSRSFSSGGKEDGFRKMVGLKLPDFHELIENLEADECKIRCLNNCSCQAYAQVNNIGCLVWSSDLIDIQEFAFGGNDLYIRLAHGELDEGKPVKLIASVTAVGFISILSAIAFGVQRLRGKKTGNTKEKTKLMQLNHTSDNSRDNLQEYIRKHDPSELFIYDFDSILNATNNFSTMNKLGEGGFGPVYKGKLQEGKEIAVKRLSSSSGQGIEEFKNEMLLISKLQHKNLVRIMGCCVKDDEKLLIYEFMPNRSLDTLLFDRTRRAQLDWARRFNIIQGVARGLLYLHHDSRLKVIHRDLKVSNILLDENMNPKISDFGLARIFEGTQSLANTHKVVGTRGYMSPEYAMGGIFSEKSDVYSFGVLLLEIIANKKNNSFYCNEEQHGFLAHVWHLWIEGRGLDLLDEVLVDSYSSLEVMRCMHIGLLCVQDKSEDRPTMPDVVFTLSSETDLPLPKQPIFSYFRISVSNPQPKYDNILSANEDAITVIEGR